The DNA window AAGTCCTTTGTCGTGGCGGGGGCGAGCAGTGGCGCTCCGGCGGTGCCGGAAATCACCCAGGGAGGGATGTTCCTGGGGTCGCCCATGTACATGGCGCCAGAGCAGGCGCGGAACCTGGCGGACGCGCGCAGTGACGTCTATGCGCTCGGGGTCCTGCTGTACCAGATGCTGGTGGGGCGTCCGCCCTTCCTGATGCAGGACCCGCTGGAGCTCATCTTCGCGCACCAGAAGGAGCCGCCACCGCGCTTCCAGTCGGTGCGCCCGGAGGTGGCGATTCCCGAGCCCGTGGAGGCGGTGGTTCGCCGCTGCCTGGAGAAGCTGCCCGCGCATCGGTACGACTCGATGGATGCGCTTCTGGAGGCCTTGCGGGGCGTGGGTGGGGGCTCGGCGGATACGGGGCCTGGTGAGGTGCTGACTGGACCGCTCTCCGTGTCGACGCCATCCGCGAACAGTGGTGTGCAGGGAACGATGGTGTTGGACATCAGCTTGGATGAGTCCTCCGTGCTGCGTCCGGAGTCGCCTCGTCCGAGTCTCCGCCGCTGGGGGGTGATGTTGGGGGTGCTGCTCGTCTGTGGAGGCGGCGCCTATCTGCTGGGTGTGCGCCGTGCGCCTCCGACGATGGACGCTCCGGCGGTGGTTGCTCCGGTTCCATCGGTTGTGCCCGTGCGCGAGGAGCCGCCTGCGGTGGCCGTGGTGCAGGCGCCTCAGCCCGTGCGCTTCCACGTCTCCAGCCAACCGGCGGGGGCGAGAGTCTTCTGGAAGGGCGTGGAGCGGGGCACGACGCCGTTCGTGTTGGAGGTGCCGCCGGATGCGAGAGGTCTGGCCACCGCGGAGCTGACGTTCGTGCGGGAAGGGTATCGCTCAGACCGTGTGCTCGCGGGGGGCTCTGGCGAGGTGCTCTTGAATCAGCGCCTCCAGCGCGAGCGAGGAGGTCGCGTGGGCGCGTCGTCTCCCGGAGTGGAGGCGGCGGGTTCGATGGAGTGGCAGTCGGGCCCTTCGCTGAGTGCGCCCACGCCGCTGGAGGTTCCCGCCGCCGTGGAGCCCGCGAAGACCGTGGCGAGCGGACCGCGCCCGAGTAGCGCCCACTCCGAGCCCATCCAACTTCCGGAGAACGCGAAGCCGCCCGTGGAGCTCGTGGGGAATCAGCAGCCGGAGTTCCCCCAGGAAGCGCGTGCGGCGGGTCGCGAAGGGATGGTCGTCCTCAAGCTGGTCGTCACGGCGCAAGGCGAGGTCCGAGACGTCACGGTGATGCGAGGCGAGGAGCCCTTCGCATCCGCTGCGCTGCGCGCGGTGCGCACGTGGCGCTATCGACCCGCGATGCTGGAGGGACAGCCCGTCGCCGTCTACCGCGTGGTCAAGGTGCCCTTCCGGCTGCGCCCCTGAGCGCCATCCTGGCTCCGAGGACTTCGTCGTGAATCACAGCTCCTTGACCTGTGCGCGCCAGTGATACTCGCGAGCTTGTTGCTGGAGGACCTCCAAGCTTCGAGGGGTCTTGTCGAGCAAGGGGTTCAGGCGAGCGCTCTCATAGTGGATGGTGAGGGATTGATGGCACGGCTGATGGACACCGATGAGTCGAATGAAGGTCTCGTCCGCCCTCCAAGTCCTCTCGAGTCGCAAGGTGCTCTTGGGGGCGTTCGGAGTGGTTTCGTCGAGGTCTCCGCCAGGGAGCACACCCGTATCCAGATGGGAGGCTGGAGGTCCGTACTTCAGCTCCAGTATTTCCGCGAGGGGTTCGAAGTGCTCTCGCACACCCTCTGGGTGAACGAAATGGACGCTCACCGCCGCCAGCCGGTCTTCGGCGAAGAGGAACTCCACGAGCGCGGGGCGGTTCGTGATGCGGAGTTCGACGCCGACGTCGCCCGCAGGTGTCTTCCAGGCCTCGGAGTAGTGCATGCCAACCTCGGCGGCTGACATTCCCCACCAGGTGTTCTGAAAGCCGTCCGTCTCTCGGTAGGACTTGGGTGGATCGCCTCCGAGGAAGTCCATGAGGAATTCGCGGTTTCTTTGCCTGCGCTCCTGTTTCGCTCTGTCGCTACAGCCCGCAATGGCGAGGCACGATAGGAGGATGAAGGTGAGGTGCCGGGACATGTCTGGCTCCAAATCAAGGGGCTGCGCAGAGCCGTCGAGCACACGCATTGTAACGGTGCGGCGCGTCTCTCATCCTGGTGGGATGCCTGGTCCCATGGAGTAGATGACAGTTGCGTCGAGGCTTGGAGCGCAAGCTGACAACAGGCGTGTCCCGCTCGGAGTCAGCGCCCTCTGGCTGGCCGTGCCGCGAGTTTCAGAGACGTTCGTCACCTCGCTGCACGTCTCTCTTCCATCGCTGCGTCTGGGAGCGCGATGGCTCCGGAGTCCCTCGAGGATGTCTTCTTCCCCGCTCCGAACACCGTGTAGAGGACAGGGAGCACCACCAAGGTGAGCAGGGTGGAGGAGAGGACACCTCCGATGACGACCGTGGCGAGCGGCCGCTGGACCTCCGCGCCGACTCCCGTGTTCAACGCCATGGGAACGAAGCCGATGGCGGCCACCGCCGCTGTCATCAGCACGGGCCTCAACCGTGTCAGTGCCGCCTCTCGGATGGCCTCTCCCACGGCCAGGCCCCGCTCCAACAGGCCTCGTACGCGCGAGACGAGCACCATGTCTCCCAGGACAGACACCCCAGACAGCGCGATGAAACCCACCGCCGCGGAGATGGAGAACGGCAACCCCCTCACCAGGAGCGCCAACACACCTCCGACGAGCGCGAAGGGGACTCCCGCGAAGATGCGCAGCGCATCCAGGACCCGGTGATACGTGAGGTAGAGCAACAGGAAGATGAGTGCCAATGCCACCGGCACCACGATGAGCAGTCTCGCCCGTGCACGTTCCAAGTGCTCGAACTGCCCTCCGTAGCGCACGTAGTAGCCCGCTGGCAGCTCCAGCTTGTTTTCGAGCGTGTGGCGGAGCTCATCCACGAAGCCACCCAGGTCGCGCTCTCGCACGTTCGCCTGGACCACCAGCCGACGCTTCCCCCATTCTCGCTGGATGGTCGTGGGGCCCACGACCTCTTGAATCGTCACCAGCCTCCCCAGCGGAATCCGCTCACCGCTCGGTGCCGTCACTGGAATGGACGCGAGCTTCGCGGGCTCGTCGCGGTACTCTTCCATCAGCCGCACCGCGAGGTCGAACCGGCGCTCTCCCTCGCGCACCTCACCCACGACGCGCGTGCCCATGGCCTCCACCACGTCGAGCACCGCTCGCGCGGGAATGCCATGTCGCGCCACCGCGCTCCGGTCGACCACCACCTCCATCACCGGCTGCCCCGTCACCTGCTCCACCGTGACATCCGCCGCACCCGGGAGACCCTTCACCAGCGCCTCTACTTCGCGTGCCTTCGCCTTGAGCACATCGAGGTCGTCTCCGAAGAGCTTGATGCCGACGTCACTGCGGACGCCGGCAATCATCTCGTTGACCCGCATCTCGATGGGCTGGAGAAAGGCCATGCGCATGCCGGGCAGGTCCGCCAGTTCCGCCTTCATCTCCCCGACCAGCTCCTCCTGTGTCCCCGCTCGCTTCCACTGCTCCCGCGGCTTGAGCGTGATGAAGACATCCGACAGCTCGATGCCCATCGGGTCCGTGGCCACCTCCGCCGTGCCCGTGCGCGTCCAGACCCGCTGCACCTCGTCGGGGAAGCGCGACAGCAACACCCGCTCTATCTGCCCGCCATAGCGCACCGACTCCGAGAGAGAGACTTCGGCCAGGCGCACCGTGTTGATGACGAGGGTGCCTTCGGAGAGGCGCGGAACGAACTCACTCCCCAGTCTCGTGGCTGCGAAGGCCGCTCCCAACACGAGCAGCGCCGCGGTCCCGAGCGTGACGCGCGCATGCGCCAGCGCCCACTCGAGCACCGGCCGGTAGCAACGCTGGAGGAAGCGCACGAGGCGCGGTTCCTGGTGTGGCCTTGCCCCTCGCTTCAGCGCGAACGACGCCAGCACCGGCATCAGCGTCATGGAGAGCACCGCGCTTCCGAACAACGCGAAGATGACCGTGAGTGCCATGGGGCGGAACAGCTTCCCCTCCACTCCCTCCAGCGCGAGGATGGGCAGGTACACCACCATGATGATGAGCTCACCGAAGAGCGTGGGCTTGCGCACCTCGATGGCGGCGTCTCGCACCACCTCCAACAGGGAGCGCCCATCCCTGGCCTCCGCCAGCCTCCGCTCCGCGTTCTCCACCAGGATGACGGAGGAGTCGACCACGAGCCCGAAGTCGATGGCGCCCAGCGACATGAGCGTCCCCGCGATGCCAAAGCGCAGCATCGCGTTGAAGGCGAACAGCATGGACAGGGGAATGGCCGCCGCGACGATGAGCCCCGCGCGCCAGTTGCCCAGGAAGAGAAAGAGGACCGCGATGACCAGCAGCGCGCCCTCCAGGAGGTTGGTGCGCACCGTGCGCAGCACCAGCTCCACCAGCTCCGTGCGCTCGTAGACCGGCTCCACGGTGACACCCTCGGGAAGGGTCCGCGTGAGCTCCTCCAGCCGCAAGGCCAGCGCCTTCGTCACCGTGTGCGAGTTCTCTCCCACCAGCATGAAGCCCAGGCCGAGGACCACTTCGCCCTCTCCATCCGCCGTGGTGGCCCCTCTCCGGATTTCATGCCCCACCTCGACCCGCGCCACATCCCGGATGCGCACGGGGACACCTCGGCGCGCCGCGACCACCACGTCCTCGATGGCCTTGCCTCCATCGAGGACTCCCACGCCCAGCACCAGACTCGACGCCCCCGCGCGCTCCACCACGCCACCGCCGACGTTGGCGTTGTTCTCCTCGAGTGCTCGATAGACATCGCCCAGGTCGAGGCTGAACTGCTGAAGCCGGCGAGGGTCGACGATGACGTGCCACTGCTTCTCCTCGCCACCCCACGCATTCACCTCCGCCACCCCTGGCACCGCACGCAGTTGAGGCGCGATGACCCAATCGTGCAGGGTGCGCAGCTCCTCCAGGCTCCGCGTCCGGCTCTTGACGAGATAGTGGAACACCTCGCCCAGCCCCGTGGCCACGGGTCCCAGCGACGGTGGCGCGATGCCCGCGGGAGTCTGGACCCGGCTCAGTCGCTCGGACACCTGCTGTCGCGCGAACCACAGGTCCGCGCCGTCGCTGAACTGAAGCGTGACTTGGGACAGGCCGAACTTGGAGATGGAGCGCAGCTCGCTGACGCGCGGCAGTCCCGAGAGCGCCTGCTCGATGGGGATGGTGAGCTGTCGCTCGACCTCGGTGGGCGTGAGCGCGGGCGCCACCGTGTTCACCTGCACCTGCACGGGAGTGGTGTCCGGGATGGCGTCGATGGGCAGGGCTCGGAAGGCGAGCAGCCCCGAGACGACCAGCGCCGCCGTGCCCAGGAGCACGGCCCAGCGGTGTGACAACGACCAATCAATGAGCCGAGTCAGCATGATGGTTACCGGCTCTCCCCGGTCTCACAGCAGCCCGCGCCGATGGACTCCTTGAGAATCTCCGTCTTGAGCAGGAAGGCCCCCGTGGTGACGACCTCCGTGCCCGCGGTGAGCCCCTCGAGGACCTCCACCTCCTCGCGAGTCCCCGCGCCCAGCTTCACCGCGACGGGCTCGTAGAGTCCCTCCTGCTTCTTCACGAAGACGAGGGTCCGGCCCTCGGCGCGCTGGATGGCCTGATGGGGAACCATCACCGCGGCGTGCTCGGCGGCCACCTCCACCTTCGCTCGAAGGAAGAGCCCGGCCTTCAGGGCTCCGTCTGGATTGGGCAACTCCACACGGGCGCGGACGGTGCGCGAGGCGGGGTCCACCGAGGCGCCGACACGAGTGAGCGTCGCCACATGCGGCTGGCCTGGCTGCGTGTCGAAGGTGAGGGTGACGCGCTGTCCCGCACGCACCTGCGCCGCGTCGGCCTCGGGTATCTCCAACTGGGCCCACAGGGTGCTCAGGTCCGTGACCTGGATGAGCGGCTGTCCCGCCGACGCGTGACGTCCAGCGAGCGCATCGCGAGCGACCACCGTGCCCGCGAAGGGCGCGGACAGCGCGTAGGTGCCCTGCTGTCCAGTCGCGGGTGCGCCCGCGGCGGAGAGGGCCGCGCGGGCTGCGTCGCGCTCTGCCTCCGCTGCCGAGACTTCCGCCTGAGCCGCCTCGACGTCCTTTCGCGCGGTGATTCCGCTCGCGGCGAGCTTCTGCTCTCGCTCGAGCGCGGCGCGAGCCAGGCTCAGCCGGGCCTGCGCGGCGGTGAGCCGTCCCTGGTCCGCGCCCACGCTTCCGGAGGCCACCAGCACGAGCGCCTGGCCTGCCTTCACCTCGTCCCCGACATCGACGCGGACGTCCATCACCAGCGCTTCGCTGCGCACGGACAACTGCGCCAGCCGGTTCTGGTTGAAGTCGAGCTGCCCGACGACGTCCAACGTCCTAGCGAAGGGAACCTTGCGCGCCCGACGTGTCTGGATGCCTGCCTCGCGGACCGTGTCGGAAGACGCGAGGCGGACGCGCGTCCCCGGTTCGGGAAAGACAGGCGGCTGGGCTCCCGCCGCGGTCACTCGCTCCGGATGGCAGTAGGGGCAGACGGACTCGGGCAAGCCGTGCTCACGGCAGTAGTCACCGGCCGCGATGAACTTCGCGACGAGGGCCGGGTGGCATTTCGTGCACATGGACTCGGGGACCGCGTGCTCCTTGCACCAGTCCTTGGGGGTGGCGGCCTCACGAGTGAAGTTGAGGTTCGGGTTGCATTGGAAACACTGTGACTCGGGGACGCCGTGGGTGTCGCACCAGTCGTCCTGGGACTTGAAGACGTCGACGAGGTCGGGATTGCACCGCGTGCACAGCTCCGCGGGCACTCGGTGTTCGCACAGCGCGACGGCGTGTGCCTGGGCTTCCGTCGCGGCGGGTGGACCCGCATCGGCCGAGGCCGTGGCGGACTTCTCCGCGCCGCCGGGCCGGGTGTCCTTCGAGCAGGAGGCCATGCCCCAAAGGAGCAGGGCCGCCATCGTCAGGGAGCCGATGCGGGTGCCCATCTACTTCACTCCCTTCTGGGCCAGGTCTGGATGGCAGAGGGAGCACTGGGACTCGGGCCGCTCGTGCTCGGCACACCAGTCGCCCTTGGCCTTGAAGACGGCCGCGAGCTTCGGATTGCAGCGCGTGCAGAGGGTCTTCTGCACGCCGTGCTCACACTTGGGCTTCTCGGCCTCGACCTTGGGGGCTGGCTGGCGCGGAGCCTCCTCGGCGAGCGCGGGGAGGGCGAGGACGAGGGACACGACCACGGACAACGAACGCAGTGAACGCATGGATGGAACTCCGGCCGCGAAGGCCCCGAGAGGCCATCGTCGGCGGTGCAGACCCCGCGCGACATGCGCGAGGAGGTAGGGACGTGGATGCGAGCGTGCGTCAGCGGCCCTTTTGGCCGGGCGCTGGACACACGTCTCCCGTGAAGGGCGGGCTCAGGTTTTCGGTGGCTGGAAGATGTCCGAGCTCACGCCGGACAACGCCAACGCGGGGGGCCGAGACGGCGCCGGCTCATGTCGCGGAGTGGGGAGGGACACATCCACTTCCGGGAGGCTCGGGGTCGCGGCTCGCAGGGGACAGCAGAGGCACAGGACGCAGTCGGATGCGCAGTCCTCGCACGGCTGCCCGGCCTCTTCCGCGTCCGCGCAAGGCTCGGTCTCCTGGCTGGCGAACGCGAGGGTCTGGAAGACACCTCCGGTCATCAGCACGAGGAAGATGGCGAGGATGCGCAGAAGGGGCTGCACGACCTCAGGGCTTACTTGGCGGAGCGACGGCGCGTCAAGGCGCCGGCTTGGACACATCCGAGTGCTGCTCGTGGCTCAACTTCTCCAAGAGGCGGCGCATGGAGCTCGAGCTCCAGTCCTTGGACCCGGAGAAGCGAGCGACCTGCTGGCCGTCCACGACGAGGATGGCCGTCGGGAGTGTCTCGACGCCGAACGCTCGGGATGCCGCGAGGTCTTCGTCCAGGCGCAAGTGAAGGGCGGGGACGGGGGGGCCGCGCAGGAACGTCTCCACCGCCGCCATGTCCGTGTCGTGGCTGAAGACCATGACGCTGAGTCCCTCGGGAGGCTTCTCCGCCAGCTCCACGAGCGAGGGCGTCTCCTTTCGGCAGGGAGGACACCAGGTGGCCCAGAAGGTCACGAGCACGGCGCGCGAAGTGGGGGCGTCCTTCAGCGTGGGGGCTGTTCCCGAGAGGCGGATGTAGCTCGGAGTGGACTCGGTCCGGCACCCGGCGAGGGAGGCCATGAGCAGCAGGGCGCATGCGCTGAGTCCAAGGTCTCGGGGGCGCGGTGGGGGCATGTCCACCTCTGTCTACCGCGAGCCGGGCGCTCTGGGCAGCGCCGACTGTGAATTGACAATGTGCTGTCATGATGACAGTTTTTTGTCCATGGCGAAATACACGTCGGCCGGGTCGGCCTTCACGGACCTGGTGTTCGAAATCTTCCGGAACAATGGGCTGATACTGGCGGCGGGAGAGCGACTCACCGAGCCATCGGGGCTCACGAGCGCTCGTTGGCAGGTGTTGGGGGTGGTGGACCATGAGCCCGCGCCGGTGGCGAACGTGGCACGGACGATTGGCCTGACGCGGCAGAGTGTGCAGCAGACGGCCGATGCCCTCGAGGCCGATGGGCTCATCGAGTACCAGGACAATCCGCACCACCGCCGAGCCAAGCTCATCGTGATGACGCCGAAGGGGCGTGAGCGGCTGCAAGAGGTGGAGGCGCGTCAGATGGCATGGGCGAACCAGATGGGTGGCCGCGTGCCGTTGGCCTCGCTCCGCACAGCGGTGGAGGCACTCGGCGCGATTCGCAAAGTGCTGGAGCAGGAC is part of the Myxococcus landrumus genome and encodes:
- a CDS encoding TonB family protein, which encodes MQTDPRPSTSPHSLVDPLLGQVLHGRFRVLSPVGAGGMGRVYRALQLPLERVVALKVMSPTFPTASDPEFQRRFLLEASITAKLSHPNTVTVIDYGKTEDGTFYIAMEYLEGRTLAEHLASGPMPWPRAVDIAQQVCRSLREAHRLGVVHRDLKPANVMLLAEEGRDHVKVLDFGLVKSFVVAGASSGAPAVPEITQGGMFLGSPMYMAPEQARNLADARSDVYALGVLLYQMLVGRPPFLMQDPLELIFAHQKEPPPRFQSVRPEVAIPEPVEAVVRRCLEKLPAHRYDSMDALLEALRGVGGGSADTGPGEVLTGPLSVSTPSANSGVQGTMVLDISLDESSVLRPESPRPSLRRWGVMLGVLLVCGGGAYLLGVRRAPPTMDAPAVVAPVPSVVPVREEPPAVAVVQAPQPVRFHVSSQPAGARVFWKGVERGTTPFVLEVPPDARGLATAELTFVREGYRSDRVLAGGSGEVLLNQRLQRERGGRVGASSPGVEAAGSMEWQSGPSLSAPTPLEVPAAVEPAKTVASGPRPSSAHSEPIQLPENAKPPVELVGNQQPEFPQEARAAGREGMVVLKLVVTAQGEVRDVTVMRGEEPFASAALRAVRTWRYRPAMLEGQPVAVYRVVKVPFRLRP
- a CDS encoding efflux RND transporter permease subunit; translated protein: MLTRLIDWSLSHRWAVLLGTAALVVSGLLAFRALPIDAIPDTTPVQVQVNTVAPALTPTEVERQLTIPIEQALSGLPRVSELRSISKFGLSQVTLQFSDGADLWFARQQVSERLSRVQTPAGIAPPSLGPVATGLGEVFHYLVKSRTRSLEELRTLHDWVIAPQLRAVPGVAEVNAWGGEEKQWHVIVDPRRLQQFSLDLGDVYRALEENNANVGGGVVERAGASSLVLGVGVLDGGKAIEDVVVAARRGVPVRIRDVARVEVGHEIRRGATTADGEGEVVLGLGFMLVGENSHTVTKALALRLEELTRTLPEGVTVEPVYERTELVELVLRTVRTNLLEGALLVIAVLFLFLGNWRAGLIVAAAIPLSMLFAFNAMLRFGIAGTLMSLGAIDFGLVVDSSVILVENAERRLAEARDGRSLLEVVRDAAIEVRKPTLFGELIIMVVYLPILALEGVEGKLFRPMALTVIFALFGSAVLSMTLMPVLASFALKRGARPHQEPRLVRFLQRCYRPVLEWALAHARVTLGTAALLVLGAAFAATRLGSEFVPRLSEGTLVINTVRLAEVSLSESVRYGGQIERVLLSRFPDEVQRVWTRTGTAEVATDPMGIELSDVFITLKPREQWKRAGTQEELVGEMKAELADLPGMRMAFLQPIEMRVNEMIAGVRSDVGIKLFGDDLDVLKAKAREVEALVKGLPGAADVTVEQVTGQPVMEVVVDRSAVARHGIPARAVLDVVEAMGTRVVGEVREGERRFDLAVRLMEEYRDEPAKLASIPVTAPSGERIPLGRLVTIQEVVGPTTIQREWGKRRLVVQANVRERDLGGFVDELRHTLENKLELPAGYYVRYGGQFEHLERARARLLIVVPVALALIFLLLYLTYHRVLDALRIFAGVPFALVGGVLALLVRGLPFSISAAVGFIALSGVSVLGDMVLVSRVRGLLERGLAVGEAIREAALTRLRPVLMTAAVAAIGFVPMALNTGVGAEVQRPLATVVIGGVLSSTLLTLVVLPVLYTVFGAGKKTSSRDSGAIALPDAAMEERRAAR
- a CDS encoding efflux RND transporter periplasmic adaptor subunit gives rise to the protein MGTRIGSLTMAALLLWGMASCSKDTRPGGAEKSATASADAGPPAATEAQAHAVALCEHRVPAELCTRCNPDLVDVFKSQDDWCDTHGVPESQCFQCNPNLNFTREAATPKDWCKEHAVPESMCTKCHPALVAKFIAAGDYCREHGLPESVCPYCHPERVTAAGAQPPVFPEPGTRVRLASSDTVREAGIQTRRARKVPFARTLDVVGQLDFNQNRLAQLSVRSEALVMDVRVDVGDEVKAGQALVLVASGSVGADQGRLTAAQARLSLARAALEREQKLAASGITARKDVEAAQAEVSAAEAERDAARAALSAAGAPATGQQGTYALSAPFAGTVVARDALAGRHASAGQPLIQVTDLSTLWAQLEIPEADAAQVRAGQRVTLTFDTQPGQPHVATLTRVGASVDPASRTVRARVELPNPDGALKAGLFLRAKVEVAAEHAAVMVPHQAIQRAEGRTLVFVKKQEGLYEPVAVKLGAGTREEVEVLEGLTAGTEVVTTGAFLLKTEILKESIGAGCCETGESR
- a CDS encoding TlpA family protein disulfide reductase, which encodes MASLAGCRTESTPSYIRLSGTAPTLKDAPTSRAVLVTFWATWCPPCRKETPSLVELAEKPPEGLSVMVFSHDTDMAAVETFLRGPPVPALHLRLDEDLAASRAFGVETLPTAILVVDGQQVARFSGSKDWSSSSMRRLLEKLSHEQHSDVSKPAP
- a CDS encoding MarR family winged helix-turn-helix transcriptional regulator, whose translation is MAKYTSAGSAFTDLVFEIFRNNGLILAAGERLTEPSGLTSARWQVLGVVDHEPAPVANVARTIGLTRQSVQQTADALEADGLIEYQDNPHHRRAKLIVMTPKGRERLQEVEARQMAWANQMGGRVPLASLRTAVEALGAIRKVLEQDAAVAPEA